AATAATATTAAAAGTGGAAATTATTTTATACGCATCAGCTTTATAGGGTATGATAATTATACGGCGGATATTAAACTTTCGAATAATATAGATCTCGGGAAAATATATCTCGCGCCTGAATCGATCGGTATAAATGATGTTGTTGTAAGCGGCGAACGCGCTCCAATTTCATACGAAATTGACAGAAAGGTTATAAACGTCGGGGAGAATTTCTCGGCCTCTTCAGGAACCGCGGTGGATATTCTGGAAAATGTTCCGTCGGTAACAGTTGATATCGAAGGTAATGTAAGTTTGAGAGGGAGCTCTAATTTTAAGGTACTTATAGACGGCCGCCCATCGATACTTGATCCCGCAGATGCTCTGCAGCAGATTCCCGCAAGTTCGATTGAGAATATTGAGATTATCACAAATCCATCAGCGAAATACGATCCGGAAGGAACATCCGGTATTATCAATGTGATTTTGAAGAAGAGCAAGAACCAGGGGATTAGCGGTGTGTTTGAATTAAACGGAGGATTAAAAGATAAATACGGCGGAGAAGCGATCACCGACTATAAAGGGGAATCTTTCCAGGCGAATCTTGGCTTAAATTATAACAACCGCAACTTCGGCGGTACCCAGACTGAAAGGAGATGGACCAACGACGGATCGAAAACTTCTTATTACAATTCCGACGGCATTTCCTCGCGGGGAATGGAAAACTTCGGTATCCGGGGCTCGGTTTCATTAGACCTCGGCGAGCGCAGAACACTTCTTCTCGGAAGCCGGTACGGAACCAGGTCCCATTTCGGAAATTCATCACTTGATTATACCGAATGGAATTCTCTTAACACTTCTCAATTAAATCTCTTGAATAATTCCCTTGATGAAAGATCAGGAACCAATTTTACAATCTTTGCCAATTATAATCATCCCTTCGAAAGAAAGGGACACCAGTTAACAGCAGAGATCGATTACCGTTCCGGTACCTCCAATGAAGAAAATATTTACCGGTTATTGAACGGTACCGATATTCTAAACGGGCAGATAAATCTGGAGGAAGGACCCGGCAAAGAACTGGAAGCAAAAATTGATTATACTTTACCGTTTGAAAGCGATGCGCGTTTTGAAGCAGGTATCGACAGTGAACTTGAGTTCGACGTTGAGAGAACAGGAATGCTCAATTTCGATTCAGCATCCGGCAGTTTTATAAGAGATCCTCTTTTCGATAAAGATGTTTCTTACAACAAACAGGAAATCGCGATCTATTCGATGTACTCCGATAAACTCGGAAAGTTCGGCTACCAGATTGGTTTCAGGACAGAGCATACCGGACGTCAAATTGAATTGAACAATCAGAATCAGAGCTTCACGATTGATAAATGGGATTATTTCCCTTCAGCCCATATTTCATACGAGATAGCCCCAGGTCATCAGATGATGACAAGTTATACGAAAAGAATAAACCGCCCGCGCGGCTGGGAACTTGAACCGTTCGAAACATGGACAGACGCATACAGCGTCCGGGTCGGAAATCCGGCCTTGCTTCCCGAGTATATTGATTCTTATGAATTCGGTTATCAGACATTGTTGGGCAAAAGTGTTCTTTCTGCCGAAGCATATTACAGGATAACAAACAACAGGATTGAGAGAATTCAATCGGTTTACTCCGATAAAGTTACACGCCAGTCAGTCGACAACATCGGACAAGATTACGCACTAGGAACAGAATTGTTCTTCAATTTTGATCCGGTAAACAAATGGAATGTTAATCTGATGGCAAATCTTTATGATTACAGAATAGAAGGACTTCTCTACGGAGAAAGTTTTTCCAGAAAGAGCTTCAACTGGAATATCAGATTCAACAACACTATAAAAATCGGCGAATCAACCCAGATTCAATTCAATGCAAATTATAACAGTCCTTCTGTATCGGCTCAGGGTAAAAGAGAGGGATTTGTTTATGCAAATATCGCGGTCAGGCAGGAACTGCTGGATAATATGTTAACAGCAACACTGCAGGTAAGAGATCTCTTTGGAACAGCAAAGTATGAATATACTAATCAATCATTCGATTTTTACAACTACCGCTATTCCCATATGGAATCCCCGGTTGTTATGCTAAACCTCCGATTCAATTTCAACAATTATAAATCGAGAGATAGAGAAAACCGGAATGACGATATGCCGGGAGCCGGAGAGGAATTTTAGTAAAGACCGATTCAAATATTCAATTGAAATGCCGGTCATATCCGGCATTTTCATTTTAAATTAACCTACTTTAAAAATCACCTTATTTTTTTTGAAACCGTCTCGGCAAATTCATAACTTAGAATCAAAAGAAAGACCTTCTATTTGATTTACATACAATTAACTAACAGATCAAAAACTCTCCACATAAGGGGGCTTATGAGAAAGCTATTTTTTTCAATTTTGTTTCTATTATCGTTTGCGGCAAATATCAATGCCCAGATTGATGCTAGAATGCTTCAATATCCCGACGTTTCCAAAACCCACATCGCATTTTCATATGCAGGGGATCTTTGGACGGTTCCAAAGGAAGGAGGAACAGCAACAAAGTTGAGTTCTCCTAATGGTCAGGAGATCTTTCCTAAATTTTCTCCGGACGGTTCAAAAATTGCTTTCACCGGTAATTACGACGGGAACGGTGATGTTTATGTAATTCCAACAACCGGAGGTGTGCCTGTTCGAGTTACAAACCACGGTATGCTCGATAGAATCATCGACTGGTATCCGGACGGTAAAAATATTTTATACACATCTTCAAAGCACAGCGGCAAGCAGCGTTTCAGCCAGTTCTACAAAGTGTCTGCCACGGGAGGGTTGCCGGAAGTTCTTCCGATACCTTACGGTGAACATGCATCGTTATCGCCGGACGGCAAGCAGATTGTATACACAAACAAGACTGAATCCTTCCGTACCTGGAAACGTTACCGCGGCGGCGATGCTGCAGATATCTGGCTTTTTGATCTTGAGAAACTTTCTGTCGATTATATTATTGTGAATCCTGCCGGTGATGAACTACCGATGTGGAGCGGCAGAAAAATTTATTTCCTTTCCGACAGAGGCCCGGAAATCAGGATGAATATCTGGTCTTACAACCTCGACAGCAAAGAATTAAAACAGGTAACAAAATTCACCGAATTCGACATTCATTTCCCTTCGCTCGGTCCTTCCGAGATCGTATTTGAAGCCGGAGGAAAACTCTATCTTCTCAATCTATCCGACGAAAAATACCGTGAGGTAAAAGTTAACGTTGTTACAGATGCAATTACACTTATGCCTAGAACAGAAAAAGTCTCCGGTATGATTCAGAGTTTATCTCTTTCGCCGGACGGCAAAAGAGCAATGATCGAAGCCCGCGGAGAAGTATTCAATGTACCGGCTGAAAACGGCGCAGTCTTAAACTTTACAAAATCGCCGGGAGTTGCAGAGCGTTATCCCGCATGGTCGCCCGATGGAAAGTATGTTGCGTACTGGAGTGATAAATCCGGTGAGTATGAATTGACAATCCGTGATATGGAAAAACCCGCTGAGGAGAAGAAGTTAACATCATACGGTGAGGGCTACAGGTACAACTTGTACTGGTCTCCAAACAGCAAGATGATTGCTTTCGTTGATAAGGCGATGGATATTAAAATCTACGATATGGAGAAGGATAAAACTTATAATGTTGATAAAGGGAAATACTGGTATCATGGAAATCTCTCGGGGTTCAAACCGAGCTGGTCTTCCGACAGCAGATGGCTTGCTTATGAAAATGATTTAGAAAACAGGGGAAGCGCAATTTTTATTTACGACACTAAAGAACAGAAATTGATTCAGGCAACTTCCGGATTCTACAGCGACAGTGAACCGGTTTTCGATCCCGACGGAAAATATCTTTATTTTCTTACAAGCAGAAATTTTGCCCCGGTCTACAGCAATTTTGATAACTCATTTGCATATGTTAATTCTACCAATCTGGCTCTGGTTACATTAACAGAGGATATTATTTCCCCCCTCGCTCCGAAGAACGACACAACTGCGGTTAAGAAAGAGGATGTAAAGAAGGAGGAAAATAAAGATGCTAAGAAGCCTGAAGAAAAGAAGGATGCTTCAAAAGACGTTAAGATTACATTCGATAATTTTGAAAACAGAATTGTAATACTGCCAACAACTCCCGGAAACTTTGCGCGACTTGCCGCCGTATCCGGTAAATTGATTTTCCACAGAAATCCGAACAGCGGCAGTTCCGAAAGAAACAGACCTTTATTCTTTTATGATATTGCAAAACGCGAAGAGAAAAAAATTACTGACGATGTTGACTTTTTTAGTGTTTCCGCCGACGGTAAGAAATTAGCAGTTTATAAATCAGGCACTTTCGCGGTGATCGACGTTGCAGAAAATCAGAAGCTTGACAAAAAGATGCCGACAGCAATGATGGAAATGACTGTTGATCCAAAACTTGAGTGGAAGCAGATATTCAATGATGTTTGGCGGCTGGTAAGAGATCTCTTTTATGATGAGAACATGCACGGTGTTGACTGGAAAGAAATGGGTGACAGATACGGTAAACTGGTCGATTACTGCGTAACCCGCTGGGATCTCAATTACATTCTTGGTGAATTGATTTCCGAATTGAACGCATCGCATACATACCGTGGCGGCGGTGATACCGACGAAGCTGAATTCAGAAACGTAGGATATCTCGGTATCGATTGGGAAATAGCTAACGGCGCATACAGAATTAAGAAAATAATCAACGGTGCTTCCTGGGACAGCGAAGAACGTTCACCGCTATCAATGCCGGGTCTTAAAGTAAAGGCCGGGGATTATATCCTTGCTGTAAACGGAGAACCGCTTAATACCAATGTAGCGCCGTGGGGTGCTTTCGAAGGACTTGCAAACAAACCGGTTGAACTAACAATTAACAACAAACCTTCCCTGGACGGTTCCTGGAAAATACTGGTTCAAACCATGTCGAATGAAACACGCCTGCGCAACCTTGAATGGATTGAACAGAATAGAAAATATGTAGAAGAAAAAACAAACGGCAGAGTCGGTTACATTTATGTTCCGTCTACCGGGGTTGGCGACGGTCAATACGAACTGGTAAGAATGTTCTACGCACAATTCAACAAGGAAGCTTTAATAATTGACGAGAGATTCAACAACGGCGGACAGATTCCCGACCGGTTCATAGAACTTCTGAACAGGAAACCGTTAGCATACTGGGCAGTTCGGGACGGTGAAAACTGGCAATGGCCTCCGGTTGCTCACTTCGGTCCTAAAGTAATGCTGATTAACGGATGGAGCGGTTCAGGCGGCGATGCTTTCCCGGATTATTTCCGTAAAGCAGGACTCGGTCCGATTATAGGTACAAGAACATGGGGAGGATTAATCGGAATAACGGGTGCGCCGGCTCTTATTGACGGCGGAAGTTTATCTGTTCCAACTTTCAGGATGTACGATCCGGACGGTAAATGGTTTAAAGAAGGTCACGGTGTTGATCCTGATATTGAAGTAATTGATGATCCGTCTAAACTTGCAAGAGGAGTTGATCCTCAACTTGAAAGAGCTGTTCAGGAAATATTAAAAGCGCTTGAAAAGAATCCTTATAAAGAGCCGAAACAACCGGCTTATGAGAAACGATAAAAAGGCATGCCTTCGGAGAGAGTATCAAAGTTGGCATGTCTGAAAAACGGAAGCTCTGCTTGAATGCTAAAGCGGCGGACTTAGCTGGACGCCGCTGCTTCCGCTAATTACCAAAAATATTTTTCAACCACTTCCCCCAAAAACCTTCCGGTTCTTCCTGCTTTCTACCGCGGTTGAATTTTGAATAATTTTCTTTTGTTAAAATTGAAACCGGACCTTCATATATACCGCCATCCACAAAACCATCGTAAACCCTGATGGCAATGGTATTCATCTCGCCGAATTTTAAAATACCGGTAGGAATTTTATAAGCTCGCAAGAGCTGCCATTCTACCCGGTTATGCATCCAGTATGGTATATCGTTTATCGGGCCGGTCGATCCGATCAACCTTCCGTTTATAAATGACTGATCGAAATCATCTATTTTCCCGGCAACCAGAATTAATTCTTTTCCTTTAAAGCGGTCCGGTACATAAAACTTAAGCCGGTACCACGCATATCCGTCGTAATCCTCCTCACCTTGATACTCCCAATATCCGGGTACAGCGATATTTCTCCAGTTCTGATCATTATAATTCGTTTCTTTCCATTTAGGATTGTCGCCCGTCGAGAATTTCCAGAGACCTGCAAGATTCACGTCCCAGTTAAGCATCTCATAAATTCCGCAATCCCCTTCCAGAATTCCTCCTGATAATTCTGCGTCGTAAACTCGTACAGAAATTATATTTTCCTTATCGAACCTGATCAGGTTTTCAGGAATCGTATATTTCCGCCAGGCGTTATACGCTGTGGAATAATCGGGCGGGAACGATCCCGAAAGACCAATCAGCTCGCCGTTGAAATAGACCTGATCAACATCATCAATTCTGCCAAGCTCCAGACTTAGACTTTTCCCTTTTAATCCGGAAGGAATTACAACACTTCTGCGGTACCATGCATGTCCGTTATATCCGTGAAATCCCTGGTCCTCCCATGAGGAGGGGACTTTTATTGATTCCCAGGATTTGTCGTTGAAACTTGTTTTCATCCAGTCAGCGTTATCACCG
This Melioribacteraceae bacterium DNA region includes the following protein-coding sequences:
- a CDS encoding outer membrane beta-barrel family protein, with protein sequence MKLFLLITLFFISYPLFSQQNRENQNFKISGTVIDLNSSAPLEFTNIVLFSSTDSTQVSGTVTGRNGIFELNNIKSGNYFIRISFIGYDNYTADIKLSNNIDLGKIYLAPESIGINDVVVSGERAPISYEIDRKVINVGENFSASSGTAVDILENVPSVTVDIEGNVSLRGSSNFKVLIDGRPSILDPADALQQIPASSIENIEIITNPSAKYDPEGTSGIINVILKKSKNQGISGVFELNGGLKDKYGGEAITDYKGESFQANLGLNYNNRNFGGTQTERRWTNDGSKTSYYNSDGISSRGMENFGIRGSVSLDLGERRTLLLGSRYGTRSHFGNSSLDYTEWNSLNTSQLNLLNNSLDERSGTNFTIFANYNHPFERKGHQLTAEIDYRSGTSNEENIYRLLNGTDILNGQINLEEGPGKELEAKIDYTLPFESDARFEAGIDSELEFDVERTGMLNFDSASGSFIRDPLFDKDVSYNKQEIAIYSMYSDKLGKFGYQIGFRTEHTGRQIELNNQNQSFTIDKWDYFPSAHISYEIAPGHQMMTSYTKRINRPRGWELEPFETWTDAYSVRVGNPALLPEYIDSYEFGYQTLLGKSVLSAEAYYRITNNRIERIQSVYSDKVTRQSVDNIGQDYALGTELFFNFDPVNKWNVNLMANLYDYRIEGLLYGESFSRKSFNWNIRFNNTIKIGESTQIQFNANYNSPSVSAQGKREGFVYANIAVRQELLDNMLTATLQVRDLFGTAKYEYTNQSFDFYNYRYSHMESPVVMLNLRFNFNNYKSRDRENRNDDMPGAGEEF
- a CDS encoding PDZ domain-containing protein, which codes for MRKLFFSILFLLSFAANINAQIDARMLQYPDVSKTHIAFSYAGDLWTVPKEGGTATKLSSPNGQEIFPKFSPDGSKIAFTGNYDGNGDVYVIPTTGGVPVRVTNHGMLDRIIDWYPDGKNILYTSSKHSGKQRFSQFYKVSATGGLPEVLPIPYGEHASLSPDGKQIVYTNKTESFRTWKRYRGGDAADIWLFDLEKLSVDYIIVNPAGDELPMWSGRKIYFLSDRGPEIRMNIWSYNLDSKELKQVTKFTEFDIHFPSLGPSEIVFEAGGKLYLLNLSDEKYREVKVNVVTDAITLMPRTEKVSGMIQSLSLSPDGKRAMIEARGEVFNVPAENGAVLNFTKSPGVAERYPAWSPDGKYVAYWSDKSGEYELTIRDMEKPAEEKKLTSYGEGYRYNLYWSPNSKMIAFVDKAMDIKIYDMEKDKTYNVDKGKYWYHGNLSGFKPSWSSDSRWLAYENDLENRGSAIFIYDTKEQKLIQATSGFYSDSEPVFDPDGKYLYFLTSRNFAPVYSNFDNSFAYVNSTNLALVTLTEDIISPLAPKNDTTAVKKEDVKKEENKDAKKPEEKKDASKDVKITFDNFENRIVILPTTPGNFARLAAVSGKLIFHRNPNSGSSERNRPLFFYDIAKREEKKITDDVDFFSVSADGKKLAVYKSGTFAVIDVAENQKLDKKMPTAMMEMTVDPKLEWKQIFNDVWRLVRDLFYDENMHGVDWKEMGDRYGKLVDYCVTRWDLNYILGELISELNASHTYRGGGDTDEAEFRNVGYLGIDWEIANGAYRIKKIINGASWDSEERSPLSMPGLKVKAGDYILAVNGEPLNTNVAPWGAFEGLANKPVELTINNKPSLDGSWKILVQTMSNETRLRNLEWIEQNRKYVEEKTNGRVGYIYVPSTGVGDGQYELVRMFYAQFNKEALIIDERFNNGGQIPDRFIELLNRKPLAYWAVRDGENWQWPPVAHFGPKVMLINGWSGSGGDAFPDYFRKAGLGPIIGTRTWGGLIGITGAPALIDGGSLSVPTFRMYDPDGKWFKEGHGVDPDIEVIDDPSKLARGVDPQLERAVQEILKALEKNPYKEPKQPAYEKR